tcggatttcatggcctcagccattttgcggaatctgggctcaccattgcttcttcatagttcgtaggttcgtcatggtctagtaacataacctccagaacaggattaccgtaccactctggtgcggatcttaatctggttgacctacgaggttcagtaataacttctgaagtttcatgatcattatcattaacttccccactatttggtgtaggtgtcgcagaaactggtttatgtgatgatctactttccaataagggagcaggtacagttacctcatcaagttctactttcctcccactcacttattttgagagaaactccttctctagaaaggatccattcttagcaacgaatgtcttgccttcggatctgtgatagaaggtgtacccaacagtctcctttgggtatcctatgaagacacatttctctgatttaggttcgagcttatcaggttgaagtttcttcacataagcatcgcaacccaaaACTTTAAGatatgacaactttggtttcttgccaaaccataattcataaggtgtcgtttcaacggattttgatggtgccctatttagagtgaatgcaaccgtctctaaagcataaccccaaaacgatagcggtaaatcagtaagagacatcatagattgcaccatatctagtaaagtacgattatgacgttcggacacaccattacgctgtggtgttccgggtggcgtgagttgcgaaactattccgcattgtttcaaatgaagaccaaactcataactcaaatattctcctccacgattagatcgtagaaattttattttcttgttacgatgattttcaacttcattctgaaattctttgaactttttaaacgtttcagacttatgtttcattaagtagatatacccatatatgctcaaatcatctgtaaaggtgagaaaataacgatatccgccacgagcctcaatattcatcggaccacatacatctgtatgtttgacttccaataaatctgttgctctctccatagttccggagaacggtgttttagtcatcttgcccatgaggcacggttcgcaagtaccaagtgattcataatcaagtgattccaaaagtccatcagtatggagtttcttcatgcgctttacaccgatatgacctaaacggcagtgccacaaataagttgcactgtcattatcaactctgcatcttttggcttcgacattatgaatatgtgtgtcactactatcgagattcattaaaaatagaccactcttcaagggtgcatgaccataaaagatattattcatataaatataacaaccattattctctgatttaaatgaataaccgtctcgcattaaacaagatccagatataatgttcatgctcaacgctggcaccaaataacaattattcaggtctaaaactaatcccgaaggtagatgtagaggtagcgtgccgaccgcgatcacatcgactttggaaccatttccacgcgcatcgtcacctcgtccttagccaatcttcgcttaatccgtagcccctgtttcgaattgcaaatattagcaacagaaccagtatcaaatacccaggtgctactgcgagcattagtaaggtacacatcaataacatgtatatcacatatacctttgttaaccttgccatccttcttatccgcccaatacttggggcagttccgcttccagtgaacagtctgcttgtagtagaagcactcagtttcaggcttaggtccagacttgggtttcttctcctgaacagcaacttgcttgctgttcttcttgaagttccccttcttcttccctttgccctttttcttgaaactagtggtcttactgaccatcaacacttgatgctcctttttgatttctacctccgctgcctttagcattgcgaagagctcgggaattgtcttattcatcccttgcatgttatagttcatcacgaatctcttgtagcttggtggcagtgattgaagaattttgtcaatgacgctatcatccggaagattaactcccagttgaatcaagtgattattatacccagacattttgagtatatgctcactgacagaactattctcttccatcttgcagctgtagaacttattggagacttcatatctctcaatccgggcatttgcttgaaatattaacttcaactcctggaacatctcatatgctccatgacgttcataacgtcgttgaagacccggttctaagccgtaaagcatggcacactgaactatcgagtagtcatcagctttgctctgccagacgttcataacttctggtgttgctcttgcaggaggcctggcacctagcggtgcttccaggacgtaattcttctgtgcagcaatgaggataatcctcaagttatggacccagtccgtgtaattgctaccatcatctttcaactttgctttctcaaggaacgcattaaaattcaacggaacaacagcacgggccatttatctacaattaacatagacaagcaagatactatcaggtactaagttcatgataaatttaagttcaattaatcatattacttaagaactcccacttagatagacatccctctaatcatctaagtgattacgtgatccaaatcaactaaaccatgtccgatcatcacgtgagatggagtagtttcaatggtgaacatcactatgttgatcatatctactatatgattcacgctcgacctttcggtctccgtgttccgaggccatatctgcatatgctaggctcgtcaagtttaacctgagtattccgcgtgtgcaactgttttgcacccgttgtatttgaacgtagagcctatcacacccgatcatcacgtggtgtctcagcacgaagaactttcgcaacggtgcatactcagggagaacacttttatctcgaaattttagtgagagatcatcttataatgctaccgtcaatcaaagcaagataagatgcataaaagattaacatcacatgcaatcaatataagtgatatgatatggccatcatcatcttgtgcttgtgatctccatctccgaagcaccgtcatgatcaccatcgtcaccggcgcgacaccttgatctccatcgtagtatcgttgtcgtctcgccaacttattgcttttacgactatcgctaccgcttagtgataaagtaaaacaattacatgacgattgcattgcatacaataaagcgacaaccatatggctcctgccagttgccgataactcggttacaaaacatgatcatctcatacaataaaatatagcatcatgtcttgaccatatcacatcacaacatgccctgcaaaaacaagttagacgtcctctactttgttgttgcaagttttacgtggctgctacgggcttaacaagaaccgttcttacctacgcatcaaaaccacaacgatagtttgtcaagttggtgctgttttaaccttcgcaaggaccgagcatagccacactcggttcaactaaagtgagagagacagacacccaccagtcacctttaagcaacgagtgctcgcaacggtgaaaccagtctcgcgtaagcgtacgcgtaatgtcggtccgggccgcttcatctcacaataccgccgaaccacaatatgacatgctggtaagcagtatgacttatatcgcccacaactcacttgtgttctactcgtgcatagcatcaacgcataaaaccaggcttggatgccactgttggggaacgtagtaatttcaacaaatttcctacgcacacgcaagatcatggtgatgcatagcaacgagaggggagagtgttgtccacgtaccttcgtagaccgaaagcggaagcgttaacacaacgcggttgatgtagtcgtacgtgttcacgatccgaccgatcaagtaccaaacacacagcacctccgagtttagcacactaCGCGCCGCCCGATCCATCCGCCGCCGCGAGTttcttctccgccgccgcgcgctgtcctcctccgcgccgccgcgaTGTCGTCCGCCGCCCTTTCGCTCTCCAACAGCGTCGGCACCATCACCTCGCCTGCGGCTGCCACCGTTCCCGCCGCCCTCGCCGTTCCGGCGATCTGCGTTAGCCTTGGCCGCCACAACTTCATGCTGTGGGGAGGCATCGCTGGCACCGTCTTAGCCGTCGCCAACCTCCATGGCTACCTAGACGGCACCACGGGGGCACCCGACAAGACCATCACCGTCGGGACTGGCGACGCCGCGACGACCGCCGCTAATCCGGCATACCATCATTGGTGGACTCAGGATCAGAAGGTCAAGGGCCTCCTTCTTACCTCCATGGAGGAGGACATCGCCTGTCAGCTCATCAGCTGCGAGACGGTGCAGGCAGTATGGACGGCCGTCGGTGCCATGTACGGCACCCAGAGTCGCGCCAACGTCCGTCACATCCGGCGTCAACTCCAGACGCTGCGGAAGGAGGAGATGTTCGCGGCTGAGTACATGCACAAGATGAAGGCCctcgctgttggggaacgtagtaagttcaaaaaatttcctacgcacacgcaagatcatggtgatgcatagcaacgagaggggagagtgttgtccacgtaccctcgtagaccgaaagcggaagcgttaacacgacgcggttgatgtagtcatacgtcttcacgatccgaccgatcaagtaccgaacgcacgacacctccgagttcagcacacgtttagccgagtgttgagggagagtttcatcagcacgacggcgtggtgacgatgatgatgttctaccaacgcagggcttcacctaagctccgctacgatattatcgaggtgtaatatggtggaggggggcaccgcacacggctaaaatatcgtatatcaattgtgtgtcgagaggtgcccccctgcccccgtatataaaggtgcaagggggaggccgcgccgcctaggaggtgtggcgcgccaggaggagtcctactcctaccgggagtaggactcccccctttccatgttggactaggagtggaagaggggaagatgtggaggggaggaaggaagggggggcgacgtccccctctccttgtcctattcggactggggggaaggggggcgcggccctgccctagcctcctctcctctcttccacctaggcccactaaggcccattaagttaccggggggggggggggttccggtaacctcccggtacttcggaaaaatcccgatttcacccggaacacttccgatgtccaaacataagcttccaatatatcaatctttacgtctcgaccatttcgagactcctcgtcatgtccgtgatcacatctgggacactgaacaaccttcggtacatcaaaacatataaactcataatataattgtcatcgtaactttaagcgtgcggaccctacgggttcgagaactatgtagacatgaccgagacacctctccggtcaataatcaatagcggaacctggatgctcatattggttcccacatattctacgaagatctttatcggtcagaccgcacaacaacatacgttgttccctttgtcatcggtatgttacttgcccgagattcgatcgtcggtatctcgatacctagttcaatctcgttactggcaagtctctttactcgtttcgtaatacatcatcccgcaactaactcattagttacaatgcttgcaaggcttatagtgatgtgcattaccgagtgggcccagagatacctctccgacaatcggagtgacaaatcctaatctcgaaatacgccaacccaacaagtacctttggagacacctgtagagcacctttataatcacccagttacgttgtgacatttggtagcacacaaagtgttcctccggtaaacgggagttgcataatctcatagtcatagaacatgtataagtcatgaagaaagcaatatcaacatactaaacgatcgagtgctaagctaacggaatgggtcaagtcaatcacatcttagcactcgatcgtttagtatgttgatattgctttcttcatgacttatacatgttcctatgactatgagattatgcaactcccgaataccagaggaacactttgtatgcccgaccactgcaggagatagagagaaaatgaaagttgttccatatgcttcagccataggctttatcatgtatgcaatgctgtgtaccagacctgatgtgtgccttgttattagtttagcagggaggtaccaaagtaatctaggagtggatcactggacagtggtcaagaacatcctgaaatacctgaaaaggactaaggacatgtttctcgtttatggaggtgacaaagagctcgtcgtaaatggttacgtcgatgcaagctttgacactgatccggatgactctaagtcacaaaccggatacgtatttatattgaacgatggagctgtcagttggtgcagttctaagcaaagcgtcgtggcgggatctaagtgtgaagcggagtacatagctgcttcggaagcagcaaatgaaggagtctggatgaaggagttcatatccgatctaggtgtcatacctagtgcatcgggtccaatgaaaatcttttgtgacaatactggtgcaattgccttggcaaaggaatccagatttcgcaagagaaccaagcacatcaagagatgcttcaattccatccatgatcaagtcaaggagggagacatagagatttgcaacatacgtacagatctgaatgttgcagacccgttgactaagcctctctcacgagcaaaacatgatcagcaccaacactacaaaaaaatacacttccgtgatgatacgtgtttgtcatagtaggtcgcgttttttgtcatgcatgtacatccatgacaaatttatgacagaatca
The sequence above is a segment of the Aegilops tauschii subsp. strangulata cultivar AL8/78 chromosome 6, Aet v6.0, whole genome shotgun sequence genome. Coding sequences within it:
- the LOC141026162 gene encoding uncharacterized protein; the protein is MSSAALSLSNSVGTITSPAAATVPAALAVPAICVSLGRHNFMLWGGIAGTVLAVANLHGYLDGTTGAPDKTITVGTGDAATTAANPAYHHWWTQDQKVKGLLLTSMEEDIACQLISCETVQAVWTAVGAMYGTQSRANVRHIRRQLQTLRKEEMFAAEYMHKMKALAVGERTLNTASQEPHDEHGHHCHHDHDDKHG